One window of the Deltaproteobacteria bacterium genome contains the following:
- a CDS encoding cyclic nucleotide-binding domain-containing protein, giving the protein MFRKAVLAGDLHFISLADSFQILGGNNSTGILRITSQYVPTPGLIYFVDGNPVNAANGSLQGTDAIYSLFGWTEGGFEFHEEEVQVEHVITSSRMEIVLDALRMFDDGVIKKVGPLSCDDIADVVGSGFKYGKGEAMPVIKGPLVDYMYVIDEEEFRDGEMIVAEGGHGNWVWVILEGKAKITRETSNGPMTIARLGEGCFIGSLASFLQRDYVRNATVTAMGDIQLGVLDTQRLYQEYASLSFDFRSLLSSLDGRLTKITDMAADLFVKRDTTDRLIKDEKPIIEEGTQKGDMFTIRWGEAYVARKTPNGYLPLLTLKEGDVFGYVPFMDVGHEPRRASVVASKDLDVGTLDAESLQREYVELSGTFRSLVVNVCTSVALTTRMVCY; this is encoded by the coding sequence TTCTGCGCATTACGAGTCAATATGTCCCAACGCCTGGCCTGATATATTTCGTGGATGGCAATCCGGTAAATGCCGCCAATGGTTCATTGCAGGGGACGGATGCCATTTATTCCCTGTTTGGATGGACTGAAGGAGGATTTGAATTTCATGAGGAGGAGGTTCAGGTAGAACATGTTATCACTAGTAGCCGAATGGAGATCGTGCTCGATGCACTGAGGATGTTCGACGACGGCGTGATCAAGAAAGTGGGGCCTCTGTCTTGTGACGATATCGCTGACGTTGTAGGTAGTGGATTCAAGTATGGCAAAGGGGAGGCGATGCCGGTTATCAAAGGACCCCTGGTGGATTACATGTATGTCATTGATGAAGAGGAATTCCGTGACGGAGAGATGATTGTCGCAGAAGGAGGTCACGGCAACTGGGTTTGGGTTATTTTGGAAGGAAAGGCGAAAATAACCAGGGAAACCTCGAATGGTCCCATGACTATAGCCAGACTCGGAGAGGGGTGTTTCATAGGATCTCTCGCCTCTTTCCTACAGCGAGATTATGTCCGAAATGCTACGGTAACAGCGATGGGTGACATTCAGTTGGGCGTGTTGGATACTCAGCGTCTTTATCAAGAGTACGCATCTCTATCATTCGATTTCAGGAGCTTGCTTTCCAGCCTTGATGGTAGGCTGACAAAGATCACGGACATGGCTGCAGACCTGTTTGTGAAAAGGGATACGACCGATCGGTTAATCAAGGACGAAAAGCCGATCATAGAAGAAGGCACACAAAAGGGAGACATGTTCACCATAAGGTGGGGAGAAGCTTACGTGGCCCGGAAGACTCCGAATGGATATTTGCCGCTATTAACTCTCAAGGAAGGGGATGTTTTTGGATATGTGCCGTTCATGGATGTGGGTCACGAACCTCGCCGCGCCTCGGTGGTTGCATCAAAGGACTTGGACGTAGGCACACTGGATGCGGAAAGCCTCCAGAGAGAATATGTTGAACTTTCAGGAACATTCAGAAGCCTGGTCGTAAATGTTTGCACCAGTGTCGCTCTTACAACCAGGATGGTATGTTATTGA